A single region of the Labrus bergylta chromosome 10, fLabBer1.1, whole genome shotgun sequence genome encodes:
- the arid4b gene encoding LOW QUALITY PROTEIN: AT-rich interactive domain-containing protein 4B (The sequence of the model RefSeq protein was modified relative to this genomic sequence to represent the inferred CDS: inserted 5 bases in 4 codons; deleted 3 bases in 2 codons), with the protein MKTLEEPPYLTVGTDVSAKYRGAFCEAKIKTAKRLVKAKVTSTLNMVCVRACVTGQRSGSHSSSLTSVLRVLKETVSFCTLIFYEPVSDVSGDLAQLVSVHQVISPDCHDDVTMKKDNVFVRSFKDGKCDYTVLRKDIREINSDCPPKADTALKPALDAALEFSLNFVVPSAXKTEVKEESSSSEDDDEDEEEEXEEDAKGEEEEEEVEPFPEERENFLQQLYKFMEDRGTPINKRPVLGYRNLNLFKLYRLVHKLGGFDNIESGSVWKQVYQDLGIPILNSAAGYNVKCAYRKYLNGFEEYCTSTAITFRMDLPLKQGTKGEVKSRGRGGGTAATPSASEEQKSQEDGEPCSFCNIFCKEEKPDQNKTESEPSQTEECKESDNXEEEDEEEEDXPTEGDADEGSSTAHLGAESVKQECEEEPESKDNSGDDSSQEGQEGEEFECYPPGMKVQVRYGRGRNLKTYEATVKEADVEGGEVLYLVHYCGWNVRYDEWIKADKIVRPANKNVQKIKHRKKIKNKAERERERLERLTDRDVLGPPNRLPRSKNGLSQDVFSKMDEGEDKGTQQSPVKSIEITSILNGLQASEVSTDESEHDDDEHNEEDHPGCRGRKAPEPPQTSERWESSPPPEGPKPPPNSGKTLDPAAAESSDAGKRRSQPELEGEASSRKRKSDPAAERPPKGQSKTKTRSTRSADWLPAGSPRAPAPPGDESSSSDDEGVAATKSQAGESERSRPKTKGPPSKKYNGMKEKSKAGRQAGFWEIPEKRAKPSGPVEERPAVRSKGQKDVWSSIQAQWPKKTLKELFSDSDTEANSPPPPMPSCLEDPSGEQDGEQDGGPEDEASEEPMENDKLQEFPSSGSNSVLNTPPTTPESPSGGGSAVEDAAQPPPASPPPTLPAALPSEPLSDALPPGPPQEEAAGGRSETDSSTVEVESLGGELHDLPQDEGAASPSKVFDVSLSCNSSSSCSSQQDGEHKSKASASQKRQKESQAAAAAAAAKKHKPNRKSLGVPPKKNRKSANSSDSEDQSVVETIAKPTAPKNSTPDVKTAASPKCHGRSPPSSHKYHKQSDGEHAQHRDSHGRSPRVYKWSFQMSDLEKMSSLERISFLQEKLQDIRNHYLSLKSEVASIDRRRKRMKKKERESTVAASSSSSSSSSPSSSSLTAAVMLTLADPPVSSSSSSSQNSGVSVECR; encoded by the exons acTCTGGAGGAGCCACCCTACCTGACCGTGGGGACGGATGTGAGTGCCAAGTACCGAGGGGCTTTCTGCGAGGCCAAGATCAAGACTGCCAAGAGGCTCGTCAAGGCCAAGGTAACGTCGACATTAAACAtggtgtgcgtgcgtgcgtgcgtgacAGGGCAGCGATCAGGATCACACAGCTCCTCTTTAACGAGCGTCCTCAGGGtccttaaagagacagtttcTTTCTGTACTTTAATCTTCTACGAGCCTGTCAGTGATGTCTCAGGAGATCTCGCTCAGCTCG TTTCTGTACATCAAGTCATCTCCCCAGATTGCCATGACGACGTGACGATGAAGAAGGACAACGTCTTCGTCCGCTCGTTCAAGGACGGAAAATGTGA TTACACCGTGCTGAGGAAGGATATCCGTGAGATCAACAGCGACTGTCCTCCGAAAGCCGACACAGCGCTCAAACCAG CGCTGGACGCAGCTTTGGAGTTCTCGCTGAACTTCGTGGTGCCGAGCG TGAAGACAGAAGTGAAGGAGGAGAGTTCCAGCAGCGAGGACGACGacgaggatgaagaggagg cagaagaagacGCCAAGGGCGAGGAGgaagag gaggaAGTGGAGCCATTCCCAGAAGAGAGGGAGAacttcctgcagcagctctacaAGTTCATGGAGGACCGAG GAACCCCCATCAACAAGCGGCCCGTGCTGGGCTACAGAAACCTGAACCTGTTCAAGCTCTACAGGCTGGTGCACAAACTGGGAGGCTTTGACAAT ATTGAGAGCGGCTCCGTTTGGAAGCAGGTCTACCAGGATCTG GGAATCCCGATCCTCAACTCAGCCGCCGGCTACAACGTCAAATGTGCTTATCGCAA GTACCTGAACGGGTTTGAGGAGTACTGCACGTCCACCGCCATCACCTTCAGGATGGACCTCCCTCTGAAGCAGGGCACAAAGGGGGAGGTGAAGTct agggggagggggggaggaacaGCTGCTACACCCTCTGCTTCTGAAGAGCAGAAATCCCAGGAGGACGGAGAACCATGTTcattctgtaacatct TCTGCAAG GAAGAGAAACCCGACCAAAACAAAACCGAGTCCGAACCATCACAGACGGAAGAGTGCAAGGAGAGCGACAA tgaggaagaggacgaggaagaggaag tCCCCACTGAAGGAGACGCCGACGAGGGTTCGTCGACGGCTCACCTCGGAGCAGAGAGCGTGAAGCAGGAGTGCGAGGAGGAGCCGGAGAGCAAGGACAACTCTGG ggatgacagcagtcaggaAGGTCAGGAAGGGGAGGAGTTTGAGTGTTACCCCCCGGGGATGAAGGTGCAGGTGAGGTATGGGCGAGGCCGCAATCTGAAGACGTACGAGGCCACTGTGAAAGAGGCAGACGTGGAGGGGGGAGAGGTGCTCTACCTGGTGCACTACTGTGGCTGGAACGTCAG ATACGATGAATGGATCAAAGCGGATAAGATCGTGCGTCCGGCCAATAAGAAcgttcaaaaaataaaacaccgcaaaaaaataaag AACAAGGCGGAGAGGGAGCGCGAGCGTCTGGAGAGGCTCACTGACAGAGACGTGCTCGGCCCGCCCAACCGCCTCCCACGCTCCAAAAACGGCCTGAGTCAGGATGTGTTTTCTAAGATGGACGAGGGTGAGGACAAAGGGACTCAGCAGTCTCCCGTCAAGTCTATAGAAATTACTTCTATCCTCAATGGCCTGCAAG cCTCCGAGGTGTCCACAGACGAGAGCGAGCATGACGACGACGAGCACAATGAAGAGGATCACCCGGGCTGCAGAGGCAGAAAGGCCCCCGAGCCCCCACAGACCTCAGAGCGCTGGGAGAGCAGCCCCCCCCCCGAAGGACCCAAACCCCCCCCAAACTCAGGAAAGACCCTCGACCCGGCCGCGGCGGAGAGCTCGGACGCCGGGAAGCGAAGGAGCCAACCCGAGTTAGAGGGAGAGGCAAGCAGCCGGAAGAGGAAGTCTGACCCTGCAGCAGAGAGACCGCCTAAAGGACAATCCAAAACCAAGACCAGGAGCACCCGGAGCGCCGACTGGCTCCCCGCCGGATCTCCACGGGCGCCCGCTCCTCCCGGGGACGAGAGCAGCAGCTCAGACGACGAAGGCGTCGCGGCGACCAAGTCTCAGGCGGGCGAGAGCGAGCGCAGTCGGCCAAAAACCAAAGGTCCCCCTTCAAAGAAGTACAACGGGATGAAGGAGAAGAGCAAAGCGGGCCGACAGGCGGGATTCTGGGAGATTCCTGAAAAAAGAGCGAAACCATCGGGACCCGTGGAGGAGCGGCCGGCGGTCCGCTCCAAAGGTCAGAAGGACGTGTGGTCCAGCATCCAGGCGCAGTGGCCCAAGAAGACCCTCAAAGAGTTGTTTTCTGACTCAGACACGGAGGCCAACTCGCCGCCGCCTCCCATGCCCTCGTGTCTGGAGGACCCGAGCGGCGAGCAGGACGGCGAGCAGGACGGCGGCCCGGAGGACGAGGCGTCAGAGGAGCCGATGGAGAACGACAAACTGCAGGAGTTCCCGAGCAGCGGCAGCAACTCTGTGCTCAACACGCCGCCAACCACTCCCGAGTCCCCGTCAGGAGGTGGCAGCGCCGTGGAGGACGCCGCTCAACCGCCGCCCGCCTCCCCGCCACCAACGCTGCCCGCCGCCTTGCCTTCAGAGCCGCTTTCTGACGCCCTCCCCCCAGGTCCGCCACAGGAGGAAGCAGCTGGCGGGCGCAGCGAGACGGACAGCAGCACGGTGGAAGTGGAGAGTCTTGGCGGCGAGCTGCACGACCTCCCCCAGGACGAAGGCGCCGCCTCCCCCTCCAAGGTGTTCGACGTCAGCCTGTCgtgtaacagcagcagcagctgcagcagccagCAGGACGGCGAGCACAAGTCCAAAG CGTCTGCCAGTCAGAAGCGTCAGAAAGAATCTCAGGCCGCTGCTGCCGCTGCCGCCgcaaagaaacacaaaccaaaCCGCAAGAGCCTCGGCGTGCCTCCCaagaagaacaggaagtcag CCAACAGCAGCGACAGCGAGGACCAGTCCGTGGTCGAGACCATCGCCAAACCAACGGCGCCTAAGAACAGCACGCCAGACGTAAAGACCGCCGCTTCACCTAAATGTCACGGACGATCTCCTCCCTCGAGCCATAAGTACCACAAGCAGAGCGACGGCGAGCACGCGCAGCACCGAGACAGCCACGGGAGATCTCCTCGTGTTTACAAGTGGAGCTTCCAGATGT CCGACCTGGAGAAGATGAGCAGCCTGGAGAGGATCTCGTTCCTTCAGGAGAagctgcaggacatcaggaACCACTACCTCTCCCTCAAGTCTGAGGTGGCGTCCATCGACCGGCGGCGGAAACGCATGAAGAAGAAAGAGCGGGAAA GCACCGTGgctgcttcctcttcctcctcctcctcgtcctcgccGTCCTCCAGCTCGCTGACCGCAGCCGTCATGCTGACGCTGGCCGACCCCCcggtgtcctcctcctcctcctcgtctcagAACTCTGGTGTTTCAGTGGAGTGCAGGTGA